From Candidatus Sulfotelmatobacter sp.:
CCGGGCTCGCACAGGGTGAGCGCGGCGTAGCCGCACGCCGAGTCGGCGATGGTGGCGAGCACGCCGGCGTGCAGGTAGCCGTGCTGCTGGCCGAACGCGGCGGAGAATGGAAGCTCGATGTCGACCCGGCCGGGATTCACCACCGCCAGTCGCGCCCCTAGCGTGCTCATGAGGCGCTGGCGGGCGAAGCTCGCTCGAACCGCGGCCTCGAACTCCGGATTGCGAACGCCGCGGCCGGCGATCTTCCCGCCGGCCGCGCTCGCGGATGCGTCGCGTTGCCGGGGCATCAGCTCCGGGCCAGCTTCCTCAGCACGGTCTGGAGGATGCCGCCGTTGCGGTAGTACTCCACCTCGACCGGGGTGTCGAGGCGCGCGATCGCGCGGAACGACAGCTCGGCGTCCGGCCGGCGCGCCTTGATCAGCACTCGCATGCCGGGCTTGAGTTCGCCCTCGAGGCCCGAAATGTCGAACTCCTCGGCGCCGGTGAGGCCGAGCGATTCAGCGTTGCTGCCGGGTTCGTATTGGAGAGGCATCACGCCCATGCCGACCAGGTTCGAGCGGTGGATGCGCTCGTAGCTCTCGGCCAGCACCGCGCGCACGCCGAGCAGGAGCGTTCCCTTCGCGGCCCAGTCGCGCGAGGAGCCCGAGCCGTACTCCTTCCCCGCCAGCACCAGCAGCGGAGTGTTCGCCGCCCGGTAGCGCTCGGCGGCGTCGAACACCGAGAGCGTCTCGCCGCTCGGGAAATAAGTGGTGATGTTGCCTTCGCTCCCCGGCACCAGCAGGTTCTTGAGTCGGATGTTGGCGAAGGTGCCGCGCACCATCACCAGATCGTTGCCGCGTCGCGAGCCATACGAGTTGAAGTCGCCCTTCTGAATGCCGCGCTCGCGCAGCCAGCGCCCCGCCGGACTCTCGAGCGCGATGTCACCGGCCGGCGAGATGTGATCGGTGGTGACCGAATCGGCGACCATCACCAGCACACGCGCGCCCTTCACGTCGCGCACCGGCTGGGGATCGAGCGTGAGGCTCTGGAAGAACGGCGGCTCGTGAATGTAGGTCGAGGCGGGATCCCACTCGTAGCGCTCGCCTCCGCCTACCGGGATCGCGTTCCACTTCGGATTGCCGTCGAACACGTTGCCATAGGACCTCTGGAACATGGCCGGCTCGAGCGCCGAGGCCACGGTGTCGCTGATCTGCTTCTGCGACGGCCACAGCTCGCGCAGGAACACCGGCTTCCCGGACCGGTCGGTCCCGAGCGGCTCGGTGTCGAAGTCGATGTCCACCGTACCGGCCAGGGCGTACGCCACCACCAGCGGCGGCGACGCGAGGTAGTTGGCGCGCGTCTGCGGATTGATGCGGCCCTCGAAATTGCGGTTGCCCGAGAGCACCGCGGCCGCGACCAGTTTGTTCTCGCTCACCGCAGCCGAGATCGTCGCGGGGAGGGGACCGGAGTTGCCGATGCAATTGTGCACCGCGATGGCTCCCGCGACGAACGCATTCACGCGTTCGACTGCGAGATCGAACACCCGGCGCCGCCCCGCCGGCCGCCGGTCGATGACGCGAAGAGCGAGCGTGGGAAGCGTCATTGCCTCCTTCTCCACGCAATAGCGCTTGTCCTCCACTCTCGGCTCGAGCGCGGCGAAGCGGTCGCGCGCTCCGATCTCGCGGAACAGTTCGACCGGCGAGGGGAACCCGCACTGGTCGCGGTGAAGAGGCTTGAATTTTCCTTCTCGACGAGGAAGTCGGTCGAACCGGTCGTGCCCTTCGAGCAACGAGTAGTGGGGGAACACGGGTGTCTCGCGTTCGAGCAACGCCGTCGCCGCGGCCCTGCGAGCGCTCGCGAAGACCACCGCGGGCTCCCGCCGGCGATGGGCTTCGAGTCGCTCAGCCATCCACAGGCGCTGCTGTTCCACCGATTTCACCGTGCGCCAGTACACCGCGGCAGCGGATGCGCGCAGCGACTTGTCAACGCAATAGCGATAGCTCACGCGCTCCACGAACGACAGACCGTCCGGGAGCGTGAGTCGCACTTCGATGCGCGGGTCCCCGTCGCGCGCGGCGGCGTAGGTCGAAGCCGAGCGCCTTGTGGGGTACTCGTAGAGCCCGTACCCGTCGGTCTCGACTCCGCAGCGAGCGAGCAGCCGCAAGAGATTGTGCATCATGGCTCTCAGCGCGGGAACGTGCTCGGCCTTCGAGGTCTGTGAGAACGCCGGAGGCCTGACGATCGCTTTTCTCTCATTCGAGCTCTGGCGCCCGAGCGTCGGGGCCCAGCCGTCGGCTCCAAACAGTCCGCCGAGGAATTCGCGGACAACCGCGTTCGGGCAGCGGGAATCGAGCAGGAAGGCCGGCAGTGTCGCGGGTTGGCCGATGCGCTGCCCGACGCGCACTCCCTCCAGCGATCGGATCCCGGCGGTCAGTTCCATGGGAATCGCGATGCTCCACTTGCGCTCGTCGTAACGGCTCCCGGCCGGCCGCTTGCCTGTGACGCGCTCGATGTCGTCGAGCATCGACTCTCGGTCCACCGCCTGCCCGGCGTTCATCCGTCCCTGTCCAGTGACGCTGATTGACCCGTCGCTGAGGAGATGTCCGAGCAGGCGGGCGAACGCCAGTGTCCGCAGCCGTTCCTCGGTCGTCTCCATCGTCAAGCGGAAATCGCCGGCGAGTAGCTCGTAGCCGCGTTCGTCGTCGTCGATCAAATCCAGCGGCGCCTCGAGGCCGACCACGACGCGATCCTTCTCGAGGTCGAGCGCGTCGGCGCGGACCCAGCGACCGTCGGCTCGCAGGATCTCGTGATCCGGCGTGCACAAGAGCGTGCGGCCGTCCTGAAGGACGAGCGTCACGCATTCCCGCAGGCCCTGATCCATCCGCTCCGTCTGCC
This genomic window contains:
- the acnA gene encoding aconitate hydratase AcnA, with product MATHASANDRFATRAALSTSAGAVTIHRLDRLASRLGVSLERLPFSIRVLLEAALRHCDGYQVTEADVERLARWNPHATDVSELPFKPARVILQDFTGVPCVVDLAAMRDAVRRLGADPRKINPLVPVDLVIDHSVQVDVFGNVIALERNAEIEFQRNRERYEFLRWGQKAFSNFRVVPPATGIVHQVNLEYLARGVLTQKQGSETLAYPDTLVGTDSHTTMINGLGVLGWGVGGIEAEAVMLGQPLYLVMPQVVGFRLSGALREGVTATDLVLTVTQMLRKKGVVDKFVEFHGPGLSAMSLPDRATIANMSPEYGATMGFFPVDDETLRYLQRTGRGDAAKLVEAYCKAQQLFRADSTADPEYSDTLSLDLGDVEPSLAGPKRPQDRVALKEMKSAFRKSLIAPVKERGYGLAEGEVGRTAEVGINGDRSKLAHGSVVIAAITSCTNTSNPSVMVGAGLLARNAVARGLKRKPHVKTSMAPGSKVVTEYLQRAGLLKDLEALGFDVVGYGCTTCIVEGTPVLLSNGTAQRIEDLPAQGGTRLFGPDTERRLALARQTERMDQGLRECVTLVLQDGRTLLCTPDHEILRADGRWVRADALDLEKDRVVVGLEAPLDLIDDDERGYELLAGDFRLTMETTEERLRTLAFARLLGHLLSDGSISVTGQGRMNAGQAVDRESMLDDIERVTGKRPAGSRYDERKWSIAIPMELTAGIRSLEGVRVGQRIGQPATLPAFLLDSRCPNAVVREFLGGLFGADGWAPTLGRQSSNERKAIVRPPAFSQTSKAEHVPALRAMMHNLLRLLARCGVETDGYGLYEYPTRRSASTYAAARDGDPRIEVRLTLPDGLSFVERVSYRYCVDKSLRASAAAVYWRTVKSVEQQRLWMAERLEAHRRREPAVVFASARRAAATALLERETPVFPHYSLLEGHDRFDRLPRREGKFKPLHRDQCGFPSPVELFREIGARDRFAALEPRVEDKRYCVEKEAMTLPTLALRVIDRRPAGRRRVFDLAVERVNAFVAGAIAVHNCIGNSGPLPATISAAVSENKLVAAAVLSGNRNFEGRINPQTRANYLASPPLVVAYALAGTVDIDFDTEPLGTDRSGKPVFLRELWPSQKQISDTVASALEPAMFQRSYGNVFDGNPKWNAIPVGGGERYEWDPASTYIHEPPFFQSLTLDPQPVRDVKGARVLVMVADSVTTDHISPAGDIALESPAGRWLRERGIQKGDFNSYGSRRGNDLVMVRGTFANIRLKNLLVPGSEGNITTYFPSGETLSVFDAAERYRAANTPLLVLAGKEYGSGSSRDWAAKGTLLLGVRAVLAESYERIHRSNLVGMGVMPLQYEPGSNAESLGLTGAEEFDISGLEGELKPGMRVLIKARRPDAELSFRAIARLDTPVEVEYYRNGGILQTVLRKLARS
- a CDS encoding PaaI family thioesterase, yielding MPRQRDASASAAGGKIAGRGVRNPEFEAAVRASFARQRLMSTLGARLAVVNPGRVDIELPFSAAFGQQHGYLHAGVLATIADSACGYAALTLCEPG